The Rutidosis leptorrhynchoides isolate AG116_Rl617_1_P2 unplaced genomic scaffold, CSIRO_AGI_Rlap_v1 contig132, whole genome shotgun sequence genome includes a window with the following:
- the LOC139881219 gene encoding auxin efflux carrier component 3-like: NTYSSLIGLIWALVSFRWHVSMPAIIKESIAILSDAGLGMAMFSLGLFMALQPKIIACGNSVAAFTMGIRFLTGPAVMAAASIVVGLRGTLLHIAIVQAALPQGIVPFVFAKEYNVHPAILSTGVIFGMLIALPITLVYYILLGL; encoded by the exons AACACTTATTCCAGTCTCATTGGCCTAATTTGGGCGCTAGTTTCTTTCCG ATGGCATGTGTCGATGCCAGCAATAATAAAGGAGTCTATTGCTATTCTATCTGATGCTGGGCTCGGAATGGCTATGTTCAGTTTAG GATTATTTATGGCTTTGCAACCAAAGATTATCGCTTGTGGAAATTCAGTGGCGGCATTTACCATGGGTATAAGGTTTCTGACCGGACCGGCGGTGATGGCCGCCGCGTCGATTGTCGTTGGTTTACGGGGCACGCTTCTACATATTGCTATTGTGCAG gctGCACTACCACAAGGAATTGTTCCATTTGTGTTTGCTAAAGAGTACAATGTCCACCCTGCAATTCTTAGCACGGg TGTGATCTTTGGAATGTTGATAGCATTACCCATTACTCTCGTTTACTACATTCTTCTTGGGTTATGA
- the LOC139881220 gene encoding probable aquaporin NIP-type has product MQASRPADIEEGEVVTNSPPLKEKTPENQDAIVLLIQKIIAEVIGTYFVVFAGCCAVVLHKQHGQVSFEGLCVVWGLIVMVMVYSVGHISGAHFNPAVTITMAIFRKFPYKMVLVYIAAQMVGSVLASGTLCLLFDVKPADYFGTVPSGSNLQSLILEVIVSFLLMFVISGVATDNRAIGELAGIAIGMTIMLNVFISGNTSGGSMNPARSLGPAAVMRITKGLWIYILGPIAGAILGGFAYNLIRFTDKPLSELTKSKSLLRTLSRGG; this is encoded by the exons atgCAGGCTAGTCGACCAGCTGATATAGAAGAAGGTGAAGTCGTCACTAATTCGCCACCACTAAAAGAAAAAACACCGGAAAATCAAGACGCTATAGTCCTACTCATTCAAAAG ATAATTGCAGAGGTTATCGGGACGTATTTTGTGGTATTTGCGGGATGTTGTGCAGTCGTATTGCACAAGCAACATGGTCAAGTATCATTTGAAGGGCTCTGTGTTGTGTGGGGACTTATAGTAATGGTGATGGTTTACTCCGTCGGACATATCTCTGGTGCTCACTTCAATCCGGCTGTCACAATAACAATGGCCATCTTTCGAAAGTTCCCTTATAAAATG GTCTTAGTCTACATAGCTGCACAGATGGTGGGTTCCGTTCTTGCAAGTGGTACCTTATGCCTTCTTTTTGACGTAAAACCGGCAGATTACTTTGGAACGGTTCCATCTGGCTCTAATTTACAATCTTTGATCCTTGAAGTCATTGTCTCATTCCTCCTAATGTTCGTTATATCGGGAGTCGCAACTGACAATAGAGCG ATTGGGGAGTTGGCCGGAATTGCAATTGGAATGACAATAATGCTAAATGTCTTCATATCTGG GAATACATCCGGTGGATCAATGAACCCAGCAAGAAGCCTAGGGCCAGCAGCAGTAATGAGAATAACAAAGGGACTTTGGATTTACATTTTAGGGCCAATAGCTGGTGCAATTCTTGGAGGATTTGCTTATAATCTCATCAGATTTACAGATAAACCTCTAAGTGAGCTTACCAAATCTAAATCTTTATTAAGAACCCTCTCGAGAGGTGGTTGA
- the LOC139881221 gene encoding protein WVD2-like 7, with protein sequence MAGDLIEEPFSISFQADSVHSGSISFGRYEKESLDWERRSSFSHNKYLEEAEKCLKPGSVTEKKAYLEAHFKRKGGILSPGSISSPTSCGAYQNTETNVRRDVFNSSRFQETGLENGNCNSEEYNYENEYGSETIDYDESHEVWGYEGEYDEATEHERENNGEEETHKAENESDWFPVKGCEPEAILEVNHDESSQHIDLSSQSYPAAESDTATSENQSYKSSPAVKNKTKKSKTRTETVVESQNKTLSRKSPKTTAKTLNRREKESLTDKKREKLAPQVVPPTKYSPHRMPKAEAEDKLKAKLKHEREPRGKTSVCSQTSTAKKGESRAYEEQSRPKRTINSTKPDPISGSLPFNFKSHERAERRKEFLMKLEEKMNAKEAEMNQLQEKTKEKKEAELKKLRKSLNFKATPIPSFYHSAVPASSDRNKDGSSINQSAKLRHKPISPASGGAGKTASFSKADRESKMDEKLKTTRSGNNNEMLSVRKSIKGIRIGSSVPVGVAS encoded by the exons ATGGCAGGAGACCTTATTGAAGAGCCATTCAGCATTAGCTTTCAG GCGGATTCTGTGCATTCTGGTTCTATATCATTTGGAAGGTATGAGAAGGAATCTCTGGATTGGGAAAGAAGATCGTCTTTCTCACACAATAAGTATCTTGAAGAGGCTGAGAAATGCTTAAAACCAGGCTCAGTTACAGAGAAAAAAGCTTACTTGGAAGCTCATTTCAAACGAAAAGGAGGTATTCTGAGTCCTGGATCTATCAGTTCTCCAACGAGCTGTGGAGCTTACCAAAATACCGAAACCAATGTTCGGAGAGATGTATTCAATAGTAGTCGATTTCAGGAAACTGGTTTGGAGAATGGGAATTGTAACAGTGAAGAATATAACTACGAGAATGAATATGGAAGTGAAACTATCGATTATGATGAAAGCCATGAAGTTTGGGGATATGAAGGAGAGTATGACGAGGCTACAGAACATGAAAGAGAAAACAATGGA GAGGAGGAAACACATAAAGCAGAAAATGAGAGTGATTGGTTTCCAGTAAAAGGTTGTGAGCCAGAAGCAATATTAGAAGTGAATCATGATGAATCGTCCCAACACATTGATCTCTCTTCCCAGAGTTATCCGGCTGCTGAAAGTGACACTGCAACTTCCGAAAATCAATCTTACAAG TCGTCACCAGCAGTGAAAAATAAGACTAAGAAGTCCAAAACCAGGACTGAAACTGTCGTCGAATCTCAGAATAAAACATTATCTCGCAAATCACCGAAGACTACTGCAAAGACTCTAAATAGAAGGGAAAAAGAGAGTCTAACAGATAAGAAAAGGGAAAAGCTTGCACCGCAAGTTGTTCCACCAACTAAATATTCGCCACACAGAATGCCTAAAGCAGAG GCTGAGGATAAGTTGAAGGCAAAACTAAAACATGAGAGAGAACCGAGGGGCAAAACTTCAGTTTGCTCTCAAACTTCTACTGCAAAGAAAGGTGAATCCAGGGCATATGAAGAACAAAGCAG GCCAAAACGAACTATCAACTCAACTAAGCCTGATCCTATATCAGGTTCTTTGCCTTTCAACTTCAAAAGTCATGAACGAGCAGAAAGAAGGAAAGAG TTCCTCATGAAGTTGGAGGAAAAAATGAACGCAAAGGAAGCTGAGATGAATCAGCTCCAAGAAAAAACTAAG GAAAAGAAAGAGGCTGAGCTTAAGAAATTGCGGAAAAGCCTTAATTTTAAAGCCACCCCTATCCCTTCCTTTTATCACAGTGCTGTTCCAGCAAGCTCTGATCGAAACAAG GATGGTTCTAGTATTAACCAATCGGCCAAATTGCGACACAAGCCGATAAGTCCGGCGAGTGGAGGTGCCGGAAAAACAGCATCGTTTAGCAAGGCGGATAGGGAATCCAAAATGGATGAAAAGTTGAAAACAACAAGAAGCGGGAATAATAATGAAATGTTATCGGTTCGGAAAAGCATCAAAGGCATTAGGATCGGTAGCAGTGTGCCGGTTGGTGTGGCATCTTAA
- the LOC139881222 gene encoding LOW QUALITY PROTEIN: bifunctional riboflavin biosynthesis protein RIBA 1, chloroplastic-like (The sequence of the model RefSeq protein was modified relative to this genomic sequence to represent the inferred CDS: inserted 4 bases in 3 codons), which translates to MAASTYLSCSSTTTALARRPKLCKNFKLYNGLHLFSENGCASNLSLPRMVTKSSSGIRGVGKIRAAXVSGEGDLSDQNGLVEAQSDAVAFGSLSADTALAGNGFEADSVEFDLDLATPGFSSTPGAIEDIRQGKMVVVVDDKDRENEGDLIMAAQLATPEAMAFIVKHGTGIVCVSMKEEDLERLNLPLMVNQKENEEKLCTAFTVTVDAKHGTTTGVSVSDRAVTVQSLASXESKPEDFNRPGHIFPLKYREGGVLKRAGHTEASVDLAMLAGFDPVEVLCEVVDDDGSMARLPKLHEFAKQENLKIVSIADLIRFRRKRDKLVDLSAAARVPTMWGPFQAYCYRSIIDGIKHIAMVKGDVGDGRDILVRVHLECLTGDIYGSARCDCGTQLSLAMKQIEAAGRGVLVYLCGHEGXIGLGHELRAYNLQDDGRDTVEANKELGLPVDSREYGIGAQELGVRTMKLMTNNPAEYIGLKGYGLAIARRVPLVTPITKENKRYLETKRAKMGHVYGVANNSPLSS; encoded by the exons ATGGCGGCTTCCACCTACCTCTCTTGTTCTTCAACAACAACAGCTCTGGCTCGTCGTCCAAA GTTATGCAAGAACTTCAAGCTGTACAATGGATTGCATTTATTCTCCGAAAACGGATGTGCTTCAAATCTTTCCTTGCCCCGCATGGTAACCAAATCCTCATCTGGTATCCGGGGTGTTGGAAAAATTAGAGCAG GTGTATCCGGCGAAGGCGATCTCTCCGATCAAAATGGTCTGGTCGAGGCGCAGTCTGATGCAGTAGCATTCGGATCCCTCTCGGCAGACACTGCGCTTGCTGGAAATGGTTTTGAAGCTGATAGTGTTGAATTTGATTTGGATCTTGCCACACCAGGCTTTTCCTCAACTCCTGGGGCCATTGAAGACATTAGGCAAGGAAAG ATGGTTGTGGTTGTGGATGACAAAGACAGAGAGAATGAAGGAGATCTGATCATGGCGGCACAGTTGGCAACCCCTGAAGCTATGGCTTTTATTGTGAAGCATGGAACTGGAATAGTTTGTGTGAGTATGAAGGAAGAAGATCTCGAAAGGTTGAATCTTCCATTAATGGTTAACCAAAAGGAGAATGAGGAGAAACTTTGCACTGCATTCACAGTCACAGTG GATGCCAAACATGGAACAACGACAGGGGTGTCAGTTAGCGACAGGGCGGTAACCGTGCAAAGTCTCGCATC AGAGTCGAAACCGGAGGATTTCAACCGGCCAGGTCATATTTTTCCATTGAAATACAGAGAAGGTGGTGTGTTGAAAAGGGCTGGGCACACAGAAGCTTCCGTTGACCTTGCAATGCTAGCTGGCTTTGACCCTGTCGAAGTCTTATGTGAAGTCGTGGATGATGATGGTTCCATGGCTAGGCTTCCAAAGCTTCATGAATTTGCAAAGCAAGAAAACTTAAAAATTGTATCCATTGCCGATTTAATCAG GTTTAGGAGAAAGAGAGACAAATTGGTAGATCTTTCTGCTGCTGCTCGTGTACCTACAATGTGGGGCCCCTTCCAAGCTTACTGTTATAGATCAATCATCGATGGAATCAAACATATTGCTATGGTCAAG GGTGATGTGGGAGATGGGCGAGATATTCTGGTGAGGGTACATTTGGAATGCCTGACCGGAGATATATATGGATCGGCAAGATGTGACTGTGGGACCCAGCTGAGTCTTGCAATGAAGCAGATAGAGGCTGCTGGCAGAGGCGTATTGGTGTACTTATGTGGCCATGAAG TTATTGGCTTGGGACATGAGCTTCGTGCTTACAACTTGCAAGATGATGGCCGAGACACTGTCGAAGCTAACAAGGAGCTCGGCTTGCCTGTTGATTCTCGTGAATACGGCATTGGTGCTCAG GAACTCGGTGTTCGAACGATGAAGCTGATGACAAACAACCCTGCAGAATATATCGGTCTGAAAGGTTACGGGTTGGCCATCGCCAGAAGGGTACCATTAGTCACTCCGATCACAAAGGAAAACAAGAGATATTTGGAAACAAAACGTGCAAAAATGGGTCACGTCTATGGAGTTGCCAATAATAGCCCTCTCAGCAGCTGA